One Lucilia cuprina isolate Lc7/37 chromosome 4, ASM2204524v1, whole genome shotgun sequence DNA segment encodes these proteins:
- the LOC111684385 gene encoding zinc finger protein 572-like isoform X2: protein MCCDCKKDLTSAYKFRDNFLRVQTSFKIKSSRGYRKPTSEILIEATEFIQVFPVKEERNIVIEKHEVISSADEEKEINIIESQDLNKRQILTFAKGSKDEINALELKPNEENTLEDTKIFIEEVISEKFDENFDTTKPVSDEEALYINDSDVDYSPETTECPVKKLKTNRKSKKAERLLAEGQKNKIKKEITKSRKKRNDAYEHPNIFICDQCGNHFTCRHHFKLHLRRHSGDKRCACELCPDKFFTSSELRRHMRRHTGERPFACKFCERRFTDYSTRIKHERTHTNERPFMCSQCGKSFTTSYILKNHMLTHTGERLFKCEVCNRSFTRRTHLVVHFRSIMHKQAVEKDKRPNSQEELTQSHCLIPQSTNVSTFLV, encoded by the exons ATGTGTTGCGATTGCAAAAAGGATTTAACTAGTGCATACAAATTTCGAGATAATTTTCTTAGAGTTCAgacatcttttaaaataaaaagctcCAGGGGATATAGGAAGCCAACCTCTGAAATCTTAATAGAAGCCACTGAATTTATTCAGGTATTTCCCGTAAAGGAAGAAAGAAATATAGTAATTGAAAAGCATGAAGTTATATCTTCTGCAGATGAAGAAAAGGAAATAAACATAATTGAATCGCaagatttaaacaaaagacAAATATTGACATTTGCTAAAGGAAGCAAAGACGAAATAAATGCATTGGAATTAAAACCTAACGAAGAAAACACATTAGAGGATACAAAGATTTTCATAGAAGAAgtaatttctgaaaaatttgaTGAGAATTTTGATACTACAAAACCGGTAAGCGATGAAGAAGCCTTATACATTAATGATAGTGATGTAGATTACAGTCCAGAAACTACAGAGTGTCCAGTAAAGAAGCTAAAAACTAACCGCAAAAGCAAAAAGGCAGAGAGACTACTAGCTGaaggacaaaaaaataaaataaaaaaagaaataactaaaAGCAGGAAAAAACGTAATGATGCTTACGAACAtcctaatatttttatatgtgatCAATGTGGAAATCATTTTACTTGTCGTCACCATTTCAAACTGCATTTAAGGCGACATTCAGGTGATAAGCGATGTGCTTGcga gcTTTGCCCCGACAAATTTTTCACAAGTTCAGAGCTTAGAAGACACATGAGGAGGCACACTGGAGAAAGACCATTCGCTTGCAAATTTTGCGAGAGAAGATTTACTGATTATAGTACACGTATAAAACACGAAAGGACACATACTAATGAAAGACCATTTATGTGTTCCCAATGTGGTAAATCCTTTACTACATCTTACATACTGAAAAATCACATGTTAACACATACTGGCGAACGACTTTTTAA gtGTGAAGTCTGTAATAGATCTTTTACGAGAAGAACTCATCTTGTAGTGCATTTTCGATCTATCATGCATAAGCAAGCTGTTGAAAAAGATAAACGTCCCAATTCTCAAGAGGAATTGACTCAATCACATTGCTTAATACCACAATCAACGAACGTTTCAACTTTTCTTGTTTAG
- the LOC111684385 gene encoding zinc finger protein 572-like isoform X1, producing the protein MCEDQCRICAKTVQEKDATNLFDIQNKNILLQLKDLTGVRLKNNLGFPKLMCCDCKKDLTSAYKFRDNFLRVQTSFKIKSSRGYRKPTSEILIEATEFIQVFPVKEERNIVIEKHEVISSADEEKEINIIESQDLNKRQILTFAKGSKDEINALELKPNEENTLEDTKIFIEEVISEKFDENFDTTKPVSDEEALYINDSDVDYSPETTECPVKKLKTNRKSKKAERLLAEGQKNKIKKEITKSRKKRNDAYEHPNIFICDQCGNHFTCRHHFKLHLRRHSGDKRCACELCPDKFFTSSELRRHMRRHTGERPFACKFCERRFTDYSTRIKHERTHTNERPFMCSQCGKSFTTSYILKNHMLTHTGERLFKCEVCNRSFTRRTHLVVHFRSIMHKQAVEKDKRPNSQEELTQSHCLIPQSTNVSTFLV; encoded by the exons aTGTGTGAGGACCAATGTAGAATATGTGCTAAAACTGTACAAGAGAAAGATGCTACGAATCTCTTCgacattcaaaataaaaacatattgctTCAGCTTAAAGATCTTACTGGAGTAAGG CTGAAAAACAATTTGGGTTTTCCGAAACTTATGTGTTGCGATTGCAAAAAGGATTTAACTAGTGCATACAAATTTCGAGATAATTTTCTTAGAGTTCAgacatcttttaaaataaaaagctcCAGGGGATATAGGAAGCCAACCTCTGAAATCTTAATAGAAGCCACTGAATTTATTCAGGTATTTCCCGTAAAGGAAGAAAGAAATATAGTAATTGAAAAGCATGAAGTTATATCTTCTGCAGATGAAGAAAAGGAAATAAACATAATTGAATCGCaagatttaaacaaaagacAAATATTGACATTTGCTAAAGGAAGCAAAGACGAAATAAATGCATTGGAATTAAAACCTAACGAAGAAAACACATTAGAGGATACAAAGATTTTCATAGAAGAAgtaatttctgaaaaatttgaTGAGAATTTTGATACTACAAAACCGGTAAGCGATGAAGAAGCCTTATACATTAATGATAGTGATGTAGATTACAGTCCAGAAACTACAGAGTGTCCAGTAAAGAAGCTAAAAACTAACCGCAAAAGCAAAAAGGCAGAGAGACTACTAGCTGaaggacaaaaaaataaaataaaaaaagaaataactaaaAGCAGGAAAAAACGTAATGATGCTTACGAACAtcctaatatttttatatgtgatCAATGTGGAAATCATTTTACTTGTCGTCACCATTTCAAACTGCATTTAAGGCGACATTCAGGTGATAAGCGATGTGCTTGcga gcTTTGCCCCGACAAATTTTTCACAAGTTCAGAGCTTAGAAGACACATGAGGAGGCACACTGGAGAAAGACCATTCGCTTGCAAATTTTGCGAGAGAAGATTTACTGATTATAGTACACGTATAAAACACGAAAGGACACATACTAATGAAAGACCATTTATGTGTTCCCAATGTGGTAAATCCTTTACTACATCTTACATACTGAAAAATCACATGTTAACACATACTGGCGAACGACTTTTTAA gtGTGAAGTCTGTAATAGATCTTTTACGAGAAGAACTCATCTTGTAGTGCATTTTCGATCTATCATGCATAAGCAAGCTGTTGAAAAAGATAAACGTCCCAATTCTCAAGAGGAATTGACTCAATCACATTGCTTAATACCACAATCAACGAACGTTTCAACTTTTCTTGTTTAG
- the LOC111684387 gene encoding exonuclease 3'-5' domain-containing protein 2 isoform X1 → MENAKNKLTKTTIMAAAGLGLLIVMVSKRKRIFQYLKSVSDPLKYRRIEVIHTVDDCHRVVNQLKKHCNTLKVLGFDCEWVTVGGSRRPAALLQLSSSEGLCALFRLCCMKQIPKSLRDLLEDDEVVKVGVAPQDDAKKLAHDYGVGVASTFDLRFLALLTGKKPEGLAKMSKSVLNIELDKHWRIVCSNWEAKVLSEKQLDYAANDAYVAVEIFKKLSKDLNPKSTWQAKNDFERIRRKLEPFYEVNFKEGFFKDLNKEKTNKNIINTKSKIDKSLKKSQVRGISTRSKALYDNCLLEAPDGELLCTIDRRKAKWYLDQGLGTEVLLDPLTVRLNFEPAGRAVGDVGKYYQTPKENQCVVCGYRDSFIRKNVVPREYRKHFPDVMKSHTSHDVLLLCPKCHQLSNISDLKVRHRLSQICDAPFTYKEGAYKLIEIPELRQVKSAARALLKCGDQIPENRRQELESIVLNYYKEETKICLDLLQEASEIDTKRNNENYSQHGEKVVQKFQKNLGGLLELEKIWREHFIHTMQPKYLPPLWNINHNANRLEIRANEGRVNQEDLILAGVILEQEQKLNKKE, encoded by the exons ATGGAGAacgcaaaaaataaattaacaaaaacaactataatGGCTGCTGCTGGATTAGGATTGTTAATTGTAATGGTCTCGAAGCGAAAACGCATTTTCCAATACTTGAAATCAGTGAGTGATCCTCTAAAGTACAGGCGTATAGAAGTTATTCACACAGTAGATGATTGTCATAGGGTAGTTAACCAATTAAAGAA ACACTGTAATACACTAAAAGTTTTGGGATTTGATTGCGAGTGGGTAACGGTTGGGGGTAGCAGGCGTCCTGCTGCATTACTTCAATTGTCTTCTAGTGAGGGGCTGTGTGCCCTTTTTAGGCTATGTTGTATGAAACAAATTCCTAAAAGCTTAAGAGATCTATTAGAAGACGATGAAGTCGTTAAAGTGGGTGTTGCACCTCAAGATGATGCCAAGAAGTTGGCTCATGATTATGGTGTGGGTGTGGCAAGTACCTTCGATCTACGATTTTTGGCATTATTAACTGGTAAAAAACCAGAAGGGCTTGCAAAGATGTCGAAATCTGTTCTAAATATAGAGTTAGACAAACACTGGCGTATAGTTTGCTCTAATTGGGAGGCTAAAGTTCTCAGTGAGAAACAGTTAGATTATGCTGCAAATGACGCTTATGTTgctgttgaaatatttaaaaaattatcaaaggATCTAAATCCTAAAAGCACGTGGCAAGCGAAAAATGATTTTGAACGCATCCGTCGAAAGTTGGAACCATTTTATgaagttaattttaaagaaggtttttttaaggatttaaacaaagagaaaactaataaaaatataattaataccaAAAGTAAAATTGAcaagagtttaaaaaaatcacaagtTCGAGGAATAAGTACAAGGTCAAAAGCCTTATATGATAATTGTCTATTGGAAGCTCCTGATGGTGAGCTGCTATGTACAATTGACAGACGCAAGGCGAAATGGTATTTAGACCAGGGTCTTGGAACTGAAGTGTTGTTAGATCCCCTCACGGTCAGACTTAATTTTGAACCCGCTGGAAGAGCTGTGGGAGATGTTGGTAAATATTACCAAACGCCAAAGGAAAATCAGTGCGTTGTATGTGGTTACAGGGATTCCTTCATAAGAAAAAATGTGGTGCCACGAGAATACCGTAAACATTTCCCTG ATGTAATGAAATCGCATACCTCTCATGATGTTCTATTATTATGTCCAAAATGTCATCAGTTAAGTAATATTTCTGATCTAAAAGTACGACATAGATTAAGTCAAATATGCGACGCACCTTTTACTTATAAGGAAGGTGCATATAAACTGATAGAAATTCCTGAACTCAG GCAAGTTAAATCAGCGGCTCGAGCATTATTGAAGTGTGGAGATCAAATTCCTGAAAATAGACGACAAGAATTAGAATCAATTGTTTTAAACTACTATAAGGAGGAAACTAAAATTTGCCTTGATCTGTTACAAGAAGCATCGGAAATTGATACAAAACGTAATAACGAAAATTATTCACAACATGgagaaaaagttgttcaaaaATTTCAGAAGAATCTCGGTGGTCTCTTGGAGTTAGAAAAAATTTGGCGAGAACATTTTATTCATACTATGCAACCAAAATACTTACCTCCTCTGTGGAATATCAACCACAACGCAAACAG attgGAAATCAGAGCCAATGAAGGAAGAGTTAATCAAGAGGATCTAATTTTAGCTGGTGTAATTTTGGAACAAGAGCAGAAGTTGAACAAAAAGGAgtga
- the LOC111684387 gene encoding exonuclease 3'-5' domain-containing protein 2 isoform X2, with product MIVIGHCNTLKVLGFDCEWVTVGGSRRPAALLQLSSSEGLCALFRLCCMKQIPKSLRDLLEDDEVVKVGVAPQDDAKKLAHDYGVGVASTFDLRFLALLTGKKPEGLAKMSKSVLNIELDKHWRIVCSNWEAKVLSEKQLDYAANDAYVAVEIFKKLSKDLNPKSTWQAKNDFERIRRKLEPFYEVNFKEGFFKDLNKEKTNKNIINTKSKIDKSLKKSQVRGISTRSKALYDNCLLEAPDGELLCTIDRRKAKWYLDQGLGTEVLLDPLTVRLNFEPAGRAVGDVGKYYQTPKENQCVVCGYRDSFIRKNVVPREYRKHFPDVMKSHTSHDVLLLCPKCHQLSNISDLKVRHRLSQICDAPFTYKEGAYKLIEIPELRQVKSAARALLKCGDQIPENRRQELESIVLNYYKEETKICLDLLQEASEIDTKRNNENYSQHGEKVVQKFQKNLGGLLELEKIWREHFIHTMQPKYLPPLWNINHNANRLEIRANEGRVNQEDLILAGVILEQEQKLNKKE from the exons ATGATTGTCATAGG ACACTGTAATACACTAAAAGTTTTGGGATTTGATTGCGAGTGGGTAACGGTTGGGGGTAGCAGGCGTCCTGCTGCATTACTTCAATTGTCTTCTAGTGAGGGGCTGTGTGCCCTTTTTAGGCTATGTTGTATGAAACAAATTCCTAAAAGCTTAAGAGATCTATTAGAAGACGATGAAGTCGTTAAAGTGGGTGTTGCACCTCAAGATGATGCCAAGAAGTTGGCTCATGATTATGGTGTGGGTGTGGCAAGTACCTTCGATCTACGATTTTTGGCATTATTAACTGGTAAAAAACCAGAAGGGCTTGCAAAGATGTCGAAATCTGTTCTAAATATAGAGTTAGACAAACACTGGCGTATAGTTTGCTCTAATTGGGAGGCTAAAGTTCTCAGTGAGAAACAGTTAGATTATGCTGCAAATGACGCTTATGTTgctgttgaaatatttaaaaaattatcaaaggATCTAAATCCTAAAAGCACGTGGCAAGCGAAAAATGATTTTGAACGCATCCGTCGAAAGTTGGAACCATTTTATgaagttaattttaaagaaggtttttttaaggatttaaacaaagagaaaactaataaaaatataattaataccaAAAGTAAAATTGAcaagagtttaaaaaaatcacaagtTCGAGGAATAAGTACAAGGTCAAAAGCCTTATATGATAATTGTCTATTGGAAGCTCCTGATGGTGAGCTGCTATGTACAATTGACAGACGCAAGGCGAAATGGTATTTAGACCAGGGTCTTGGAACTGAAGTGTTGTTAGATCCCCTCACGGTCAGACTTAATTTTGAACCCGCTGGAAGAGCTGTGGGAGATGTTGGTAAATATTACCAAACGCCAAAGGAAAATCAGTGCGTTGTATGTGGTTACAGGGATTCCTTCATAAGAAAAAATGTGGTGCCACGAGAATACCGTAAACATTTCCCTG ATGTAATGAAATCGCATACCTCTCATGATGTTCTATTATTATGTCCAAAATGTCATCAGTTAAGTAATATTTCTGATCTAAAAGTACGACATAGATTAAGTCAAATATGCGACGCACCTTTTACTTATAAGGAAGGTGCATATAAACTGATAGAAATTCCTGAACTCAG GCAAGTTAAATCAGCGGCTCGAGCATTATTGAAGTGTGGAGATCAAATTCCTGAAAATAGACGACAAGAATTAGAATCAATTGTTTTAAACTACTATAAGGAGGAAACTAAAATTTGCCTTGATCTGTTACAAGAAGCATCGGAAATTGATACAAAACGTAATAACGAAAATTATTCACAACATGgagaaaaagttgttcaaaaATTTCAGAAGAATCTCGGTGGTCTCTTGGAGTTAGAAAAAATTTGGCGAGAACATTTTATTCATACTATGCAACCAAAATACTTACCTCCTCTGTGGAATATCAACCACAACGCAAACAG attgGAAATCAGAGCCAATGAAGGAAGAGTTAATCAAGAGGATCTAATTTTAGCTGGTGTAATTTTGGAACAAGAGCAGAAGTTGAACAAAAAGGAgtga
- the LOC111684388 gene encoding solute carrier family 35 member G1: protein MPENFELHQFVDGFRNNETSKLWLTRIKSKLNCPYLGIILATLSSLFFSLCSVIVKGLVDINPMELASFRFIGVLLPAIPIVVYTKQPVFPEGKRIILLLRCFMGTTGLMLSFYAFRHMPLADASVIIFSTPVFVAIFARVFLKEQCSLFNVVTILLTLVGVVLITRPPFVFGDAAPSLEAERYEGKKYDIWGPVAAISSTLFGANVYILLRALKGLHFSVIMTNFGAFALIYTLVVCGSIGAVCWPACGRDRWLVVILGIFSFLGQILLTLSLQMEQAGPVAIARCADIVFAFIWQIIFFGETPTIYSLIGALLVVSSVILAALKKWALSLPRESTVRKRLRYLIFE from the exons ATGCCTGAAAATTTCGAATTACATCAGTTTGTGGATGGTTTTCGTAATAATGAGACCTCCAAACTTTGGCTTACTCGAATCAAGTCAAAGTTGAACTGTCCATATTTGGGCATTATATTAGCCACGCTATCATCGTTATTCTTTTCACTATGTTCTGTGATAGTAAAAGGACTAGTTGATATTAATCCTATGGAGTTAGCATCATTTAG atTTATTGGCGTTTTATTACCAGCTATACCCATAGTTGTATATACCAAACAACCTGTGTTTCCAGAGGGTAAAAGAATCATATTACTATTAAGATGTTTTATGGGGACTACAGGACTTATGCTTAGTTTCTACGCATTTCGTCATATGCCCTTAGCTGATGCCAgtgtaataatattttcaacCCCAGTATTTGTGGCCATATTTGCTAGAGTTTTTCTTAAAGAGCAATGTAGTTTATTTAATGTTGTTACTATTCTTTTAACATTGGTGGGAGTGGTGCTGATTACTCGCCCGCCTTTTGTATTTGGCGATGCTGCACCTTCTCTCGAAGCCGAAAgatatgaaggaaaaaaatatgacatttggGGTCCTGTTGCAGCCATTTCATCTACATTATTTGGTGCCAACGTTTATATACTTTTGAGAGCATTAAAAGGATTGCACTTTTCGGTTATTATGACAAACTTTGGAGCGTTTGCTTTAATTTACACACTAGTTGTTTGTGGATCAATTGGAGCCGTTTGTTGGCCTGCTTGTGGACGCGACAGATGGTTGGTAGTCATTTTaggtatttttagttttcttggACAAATTCTCTTAACACTCTCTTTACAAATGGAACAAGCGGGACCTGTGGCTATAGCTCGTTGTGCCGATATCGTATTTGCCTTTATATGGCAAATAATATTCTTTGGTGAGACTCCTACTATCTATTCATTAATAGGAGCATTGCTAGTAGTAAGTTCAGTTATCTTAGCAGCCCTAAAGAAATGGGCGCTATCCTTACCCCGAGAATCTACAGTTCGAAAACGACTGCGTTATTTGATTTTTGAGTAA